Proteins encoded in a region of the Lujinxingia vulgaris genome:
- a CDS encoding hybrid sensor histidine kinase/response regulator has translation MSFGALIEKFRAVALERLERMNALLVNLERTPDDPEAVEEILREIHTLKGEAKMMGFADVNLVAHQTEHLLLDDPSGAHITQPERVELIFEGLDLMRALMTKSAGNATQSLDLSGFVDRVNHLRDGAPAKINPHDPAAQNSAAPSPADTPAAAPKAPAEIDEKPVSDAPTADSQPVDSKEESSRINAPTPAQTPAADTALATPPSAPSTLAPQATQPTRARIGAGNERELESGALRIQTTTNLRVDVEKLERLGELAGEALLMSRRVGYRLGELHGIRQDLRAMLSQLEGQLPKSHTMALRNLNHRLDACETALREESYQVNVRASQIDDQTRYMRHVPLAQVLSHYPRAVRDLAQSQGKRVRLVDTFGNVEVDRAILSALSEPLLHLVRNAVDHGLETPEERKAAGKEPEAEIELSAEYVGDSIRVVLSDDGRGINPQIIRKKAIERGIHTAESAARLSDQEAIALIFENGFSTRDSVNDVSGRGIGMDVVRRQISKVGGFIEIESEVGRGTTFTLHLPVTTAVNSVLVFTLGERQFALTAKDVERVIDVGREELRRVHGAVCVPVGERLIPLLDWTAPLGLAERGQPPERFSVLLVRKGARRVAVWIDRVLGEREAISRPLGDFLAGVRLCRGVALTDSGDVVPLLNVVDLMERSEHDSRFDLEKPRRQRSFTAVQGTRALDIRTILVVEDSEVTRTLVTSILRGEGYRVLEADDGHYGLEMLGRHRVDLVLTDIQMPTMDGLQLLQRIRTSEDHARLPVVILTTLGEPADKERAMRLGANGYLVKLDFQEKTLLETVRRFL, from the coding sequence ATGAGCTTTGGCGCCCTGATCGAAAAATTCCGTGCGGTGGCGCTCGAGCGCCTCGAACGCATGAACGCCCTGCTCGTTAACCTGGAGCGCACCCCCGACGACCCGGAGGCCGTCGAGGAGATCCTGCGCGAGATCCACACCCTTAAAGGCGAAGCCAAAATGATGGGCTTTGCCGACGTCAACCTCGTCGCCCACCAGACCGAGCACCTCCTGCTCGACGATCCCTCCGGTGCCCACATCACCCAACCTGAGCGTGTCGAGCTGATCTTTGAAGGCCTCGATCTGATGCGCGCGCTCATGACGAAATCCGCCGGCAACGCCACCCAGAGCCTCGACCTCTCCGGCTTCGTCGACCGCGTCAATCACCTGCGCGACGGCGCTCCCGCAAAGATCAATCCCCACGATCCGGCCGCTCAGAATTCGGCGGCGCCCTCCCCCGCCGACACTCCCGCTGCAGCCCCGAAGGCGCCGGCCGAGATCGACGAAAAACCCGTCTCAGACGCGCCCACCGCCGACTCGCAACCTGTTGATTCCAAAGAGGAATCCAGCAGAATCAACGCTCCCACACCTGCACAAACGCCGGCCGCCGACACCGCGCTCGCCACACCGCCGAGCGCGCCGTCCACACTGGCGCCGCAGGCCACCCAGCCCACCCGCGCGCGCATCGGCGCCGGCAACGAGCGCGAGCTGGAGTCGGGCGCGCTGCGTATTCAGACAACCACCAACCTGCGCGTCGACGTCGAAAAGCTCGAACGCCTGGGCGAGCTCGCTGGCGAGGCGCTCTTGATGAGCCGCCGGGTGGGGTATCGGCTCGGAGAACTGCACGGCATCCGCCAGGATCTGCGCGCGATGCTCTCCCAGCTCGAAGGCCAGCTGCCCAAAAGCCACACCATGGCGCTGCGCAACCTCAACCACCGCCTCGACGCCTGCGAGACGGCCCTGCGCGAGGAGAGCTACCAGGTCAACGTGCGCGCCTCGCAGATCGACGACCAGACCCGCTACATGCGTCACGTGCCGCTCGCGCAGGTCTTAAGCCACTACCCGCGCGCGGTGCGCGATCTGGCCCAATCCCAGGGCAAACGCGTGCGCCTGGTCGACACCTTCGGCAACGTCGAGGTCGACCGCGCCATCCTCTCCGCCCTCTCTGAGCCCCTGCTCCACCTGGTGCGAAACGCCGTCGACCACGGACTGGAAACCCCCGAGGAGCGCAAAGCCGCCGGCAAAGAGCCCGAGGCCGAGATCGAATTGAGCGCCGAGTACGTTGGCGACTCCATCCGCGTCGTGCTCTCCGATGATGGCCGCGGCATCAACCCGCAGATCATTCGCAAAAAAGCCATTGAACGGGGCATCCACACCGCCGAATCCGCCGCGCGCCTCTCCGACCAGGAGGCCATCGCGCTGATCTTTGAAAACGGCTTCTCCACCCGCGACTCCGTCAACGACGTCAGCGGCCGCGGCATCGGCATGGACGTGGTGCGCCGCCAGATCTCCAAGGTCGGCGGGTTTATCGAGATCGAGAGCGAGGTCGGCCGCGGCACCACCTTCACCCTGCACCTTCCGGTGACCACGGCCGTCAACTCCGTGCTCGTCTTCACCCTGGGCGAGCGCCAGTTCGCGCTGACCGCCAAAGATGTGGAGCGGGTCATCGATGTGGGCCGCGAAGAACTTCGCCGCGTCCATGGCGCGGTCTGCGTGCCGGTGGGTGAGCGCCTCATCCCTCTTCTGGACTGGACCGCCCCGCTGGGGCTGGCCGAGCGGGGGCAACCCCCGGAGCGCTTCAGCGTGCTGCTCGTGCGCAAGGGCGCGCGCCGCGTCGCCGTGTGGATCGACCGCGTCCTTGGCGAGCGTGAGGCCATCAGCCGACCCCTGGGCGACTTTTTGGCCGGCGTGCGACTCTGCCGCGGTGTCGCCCTGACCGACTCCGGCGACGTGGTGCCCCTTCTCAACGTCGTCGACCTGATGGAGCGCAGCGAGCATGACTCGCGCTTCGATCTCGAAAAACCCCGACGCCAGCGCTCCTTTACCGCGGTGCAGGGAACCCGCGCGCTGGACATCCGCACCATCCTGGTGGTCGAAGACAGCGAGGTCACCCGCACGCTCGTCACCTCAATTCTGCGCGGCGAGGGCTACCGGGTGCTCGAGGCCGACGACGGCCACTACGGCCTGGAGATGCTCGGTCGCCACCGCGTCGATCTGGTGCTCACCGACATCCAGATGCCCACGATGGACGGCCTTCAGCTCCTCCAGCGCATCCGCACCTCCGAAGATCACGCTCGTCTCCCGGTCGTCATCCTCACGACCCTGGGTGAGCCCGCCGACAAGGAGCGCGCCATGCGCCTGGGCGCCAACGGCTACCTGGTCAAACTCGACTTCCAGGAGAAAACGCTCCTGGAGACGGTGCGCCGCTTCCTCTGA
- a CDS encoding chemotaxis protein CheW produces MASDDLKSPSDFSDLVDQAESLDPFAWDDLQDQVIDEVVTVPVVCFRCGEDDFAIDGQAVREIVGQLETTPLPGAPGHIRGIAVLRRQVIGVLDLSAFLESQNAGPALASNTRRTLIVDTPHYTVGLDVDEVTGLDEWPEHLLREDALPTTIKGSTRRYAIGAHPLGEELCVLLDIERLLDDAAVR; encoded by the coding sequence ATGGCAAGCGACGACCTTAAAAGCCCCTCCGACTTCTCCGACCTGGTTGACCAGGCAGAGAGCCTCGACCCCTTTGCCTGGGATGACCTTCAGGATCAGGTCATCGACGAGGTGGTCACTGTACCGGTGGTGTGTTTTCGCTGCGGCGAGGATGACTTCGCCATCGACGGGCAGGCGGTGCGCGAGATCGTCGGCCAGCTCGAGACCACGCCCCTTCCCGGCGCGCCCGGGCACATCCGCGGCATCGCGGTGTTGCGCCGTCAGGTCATCGGTGTGCTCGACTTAAGTGCTTTTCTCGAGTCACAGAACGCCGGTCCGGCCCTGGCCAGCAACACCCGCCGCACACTCATTGTCGACACCCCGCACTACACCGTGGGCCTGGACGTCGACGAGGTCACCGGCCTTGATGAGTGGCCCGAACATCTGCTTCGCGAAGACGCCCTGCCCACCACCATCAAAGGCAGCACGCGCCGATACGCCATCGGGGCGCACCCGCTGGGTGAGGAGCTCTGCGTGCTCCTCGACATTGAGCGCCTCCTCGACGACGCCGCGGTCCGATGA
- a CDS encoding methyl-accepting chemotaxis protein: MLLWKKVGIYIATLTLIGVGVLAFHGHIFTAALLLVAGVATIGFTRQSLAPLSDITAVVESIAEGNLRSAHLNADPHSEVGRLAGATNRMLDELNAISRHADELAAGRIGVIEHEAMLLRSGKLSDVDLPLPRGAGKLGRSFHSLTNQMRRLTVQARVISRDHLTSPLLDERVPGELGEAFGAMVKNLRQLSERARQIAEGDLTTTTAESEGDLSSAFNQMVLSLNELVREIVSTALNVSTAAEEILVVLRDQELAASHQASSVEETQRTMETLLSSARKIAESAQTVFKSAEKTQANNRTVGERIGELKSHTVRITEILEVIKAIADRSDLLALNASLEGMRAGEAGKGFALVAAEMRRLAENIKESVSDIKLLVSDIRESSLASVMATEEGSRLSERTTETSLKISLITQQQQSGTEQVTQSMDELSHLINQGVAGTRQVTTAARELHNASESLRHIVEKFRVMETEASSPKRPTRTPTRTIPGRATSPLPSVDASKELPLTAPADLSREIPADRSTELPLSAPADLSREIPADRSTEREATRSRPLRKASRNQIATPVGFNGNLSDVPTDRQPRRAVELAAKSAQETPTIEFSAAIAEDDAFFQDLLDARDEAAAKADSEADDAPADRSREFDAIARQLGADESESEAENAPEGDDVHAKNTSPVLGDEESEPS, from the coding sequence ATGTTGCTGTGGAAAAAAGTCGGCATCTACATCGCCACCCTGACGCTGATCGGCGTGGGCGTGCTGGCGTTTCACGGCCACATCTTCACCGCCGCGCTGCTGCTTGTGGCCGGCGTGGCCACCATCGGCTTTACGCGCCAGTCGCTCGCCCCTTTGAGCGACATCACCGCGGTGGTCGAGTCGATCGCCGAAGGCAACCTGCGCTCGGCCCACCTCAACGCCGATCCGCACAGCGAAGTCGGACGACTGGCCGGCGCCACCAACCGCATGCTCGACGAGCTCAACGCCATCAGCCGCCACGCCGACGAGCTGGCCGCCGGTCGCATCGGCGTCATCGAACACGAGGCGATGCTGCTGCGCTCGGGAAAACTCTCCGACGTCGATCTTCCGCTTCCCCGCGGCGCCGGCAAACTCGGACGAAGTTTTCACAGCCTCACCAACCAGATGCGCCGCCTCACCGTGCAGGCCCGCGTCATCTCCCGCGACCACCTGACCTCGCCACTCCTCGATGAGCGCGTCCCGGGAGAACTTGGCGAGGCGTTTGGCGCGATGGTCAAAAATCTGCGCCAGCTCTCCGAGCGCGCCCGTCAGATCGCCGAAGGCGACCTCACAACCACCACCGCCGAGAGCGAGGGTGACTTAAGCTCGGCCTTTAACCAGATGGTGCTCAGCCTCAACGAGCTCGTGCGCGAGATCGTCTCCACCGCCCTCAACGTCTCCACCGCCGCCGAAGAGATCCTGGTGGTGCTCCGCGACCAGGAGCTCGCCGCCTCCCACCAGGCCAGCAGCGTCGAGGAGACCCAGCGCACCATGGAGACCCTGCTCTCCTCGGCCCGCAAGATCGCCGAGAGCGCGCAGACCGTCTTCAAGTCCGCTGAAAAAACCCAGGCCAACAACCGCACCGTCGGCGAACGCATTGGCGAGTTGAAGTCGCATACGGTGCGCATCACCGAGATTCTGGAAGTCATTAAAGCGATTGCCGACCGCTCCGACCTGCTGGCGCTCAACGCCAGCCTGGAGGGCATGCGCGCCGGTGAAGCGGGTAAGGGCTTTGCGCTGGTCGCCGCCGAGATGCGCCGCCTGGCCGAGAACATTAAAGAGTCGGTCAGCGACATCAAACTGCTCGTCAGCGACATCCGCGAATCCTCCCTGGCCAGCGTCATGGCCACCGAGGAGGGCTCGCGACTCTCGGAGCGCACCACCGAGACCTCCCTGAAGATCTCGCTCATCACTCAGCAGCAGCAGTCGGGCACCGAGCAGGTCACCCAGTCGATGGACGAGCTCTCGCACCTTATCAATCAGGGCGTCGCCGGCACCCGTCAGGTCACCACCGCCGCCCGGGAGCTGCACAACGCCTCGGAGAGCCTGCGTCATATCGTCGAGAAGTTCCGGGTCATGGAGACCGAGGCCTCCTCGCCGAAACGCCCCACACGCACGCCAACTCGCACCATCCCCGGCCGCGCGACCAGCCCGCTGCCCTCCGTCGACGCCAGCAAAGAGCTTCCGCTTACAGCTCCGGCCGACCTCTCCCGCGAGATCCCCGCCGACCGCTCCACAGAGCTCCCACTCTCAGCTCCGGCCGACCTCTCCCGCGAGATCCCCGCCGACCGCTCCACAGAGCGCGAGGCCACCCGCTCTCGCCCGCTCCGCAAGGCCTCCCGCAACCAGATCGCGACCCCGGTGGGCTTCAACGGCAACCTCTCCGACGTCCCCACCGACCGCCAGCCCCGCCGCGCCGTCGAGCTCGCCGCAAAGAGCGCCCAGGAGACGCCCACCATCGAGTTCAGCGCCGCCATCGCCGAAGACGACGCCTTCTTCCAGGATCTCCTCGACGCCCGCGATGAGGCCGCCGCAAAGGCCGACTCCGAGGCTGACGACGCCCCCGCCGACCGCTCCCGCGAGTTCGACGCCATCGCCCGCCAGCTCGGCGCTGACGAGAGCGAGAGCGAGGCCGAGAACGCGCCCGAAGGCGACGACGTCCACGCTAAAAACACCTCGCCCGTCCTCGGCGATGAGGAGTCGGAGCCCTCATGA